The Cloacibacterium caeni region TGGTGCACCTGTTCTGATAGCATAATCGATAAGCTCTGCTTTAGTCATCGGCCAAGGTGCGTCGCTTAAATATGAAGCTAATTCTAATGTCCAATACATAATATTTAAATTTTTTGCAAAAGTATAAAATTAGGTGAGATTTCAAAATTTTTCTATCTGATTTTCAACAGATTTATAAAATCTAAACTTAATTTTTAATAATGTTCTAATATAATTGTTTTATCTGTTTCTCAAAAACCATTCCACAAAAATTTTTATGCCATTTTGGTATTTTGTTTTGGGTGAATAGTGAAATTAGTTATCGCTTTGACTTAAAAATTTAAGGAAATATAAAGCTTTTATTCAAAAATGACAAAATGTCCATCTTTCAACAAATGTTCTACCAAATGTGAACCAATAAATCCAGAACCGCCTGTTACTAAATAATTCATTTGTGCGTTTTACAAAGAGTAGCAAATTTAAGAATTTGAAAATGATTACAAATCAAATATAAAATAAATTTTCTCAAAGATAAGTAGATAGCATAGATTCTAATTTATATCTACTCAATCTGCAAAATCAGCGAATGATTTAATATCTTTTTCCTTATTTTTACTCAAAATTTTCGCAATGCAATTTAAAGGACAAATTCTCAAAATGTCTTCCGTTCTCGGAAATCCAATTCAGTATTACCTCAATCTTTCTGGAGACTTAATTTCTATGAATCAGCTATTTGGTAAAAATTTTACCATAAAACATATTGGTTATCAGTGTGTAGAATGTGGTAAAGATGAAAAAATCTATAGAATGGGATTTTGTAAAAAATGTTTTTTCGAAAGTCCTTATGCAAGTGAAACGATTCTAAAACCAGAACTTTCTACAGCGCATCTTGGCATTGAAGAGCGTGATTTAGAAGTAGAAAAAGAGATACAATTGCAACCGCATATTGTTTATTTGGCTTATACAGGTGATGTAAAAGTTGGGGTAACGCGTGGAAGTCAAGTTCCAACGCGTTGGATTGATCAAGGAGCGACTTTTGCCTTGCCTATTGCAAAAACCGAAAACCGCTATGAAGCTGGAATGATAGAAGTAGAACTCAAAAAACATATTGCAGATAAAACCAATTGGAGGAAAATGCTTCAAGATGACAGAGAAAGTGATGTAGATTTATTAGATTTTCGAAATCAGATTGCAGAACTTTTTCCTAAAGATTTTAAAAATTTTGCGATTGATGGTCAAGAAATGGTGCGTTTAGACTTTCCGTATGAAGCACCTGCGAAAATTAATTCTTTCACCCTAGATTCTAAACCAGAGTTTGAAGGGGTGTTAAAAGGAATTAAAGGACAGTATTTGTATTTTAATGAAGGAGATTTTATCAATGTGAGAAGTCACGAAGGTTATGTGATTGAACTTGATATTCAATGATATAACTGAATTGTAAAACTTAAAATAAAATAAGAAAATGCTGTAATCTTGTAACCCAAAAAGCTAATAACCAAATACTTTTGCTCTATGAAGAGAGCTTTACGAATTCTATTTTCCGTTATTTTTGGGTTTGCTGTGCTTTTGGTTTCGGCAAATCTGTATTTCCATTATTGGTTGCAGCATCATTTGCCGCAGTACATCGAAAATAAATCTCCGTATCATGTTCATTATCAGGATTTAAACATAGAATTTGTAAGCGGAAATATTTCTGCAAGTAAAGTTAAAATTACTCCAAAAATCACAGATAATCAAAACGTTTTACAACTCAACGGAACTGTAGATTCTCTTTTTATTTCAAATCTTGGGATTTATGATGCTATTTTAAATAAGAAAATCAATGCTAAATACTTAAAGCTTTTTCGTCCAAATCTTCAGATTGTTCTACCTGAAAATCAACAAGGTGGTAAGAAAAATAAGCGACCTTTGATTTCTAAAAATTTGATGATTGAAAACGGCAATATTGAAATTTTAAAATTTGATAAAAGTAAATTTTTGTCAATTGAAAATTTAAGTCTAAATGTTGAAAATCTGAAACTTACAGAGAAAAATGTTACGCGTAAATTGCCCATTGTTTTTGACCAATATTCTATAAAAAGTAAAGCATTTCATTTTTATCCAGATGAAGTGTATCACATTTCAGCTACCGAAATTAATACAGAAAATGGACAAATGTCTGGGACAGATTTTTCAATGAAACCTTTGATGAATTTTTCTGAATTTTCGAGAAAATTTCCAAGAAAATCACTTTTGGATATTTCTTCTCAAAAAATGAATTTCAAAGATATTGTGCTGAAGAAGAACAAGATTAGTTTGTCTGAAGTACGGTTTTCTGAACCTCATTTAACGGTGTATTCTTCTGAAAATCAGAAT contains the following coding sequences:
- a CDS encoding DUF2797 domain-containing protein — translated: MQFKGQILKMSSVLGNPIQYYLNLSGDLISMNQLFGKNFTIKHIGYQCVECGKDEKIYRMGFCKKCFFESPYASETILKPELSTAHLGIEERDLEVEKEIQLQPHIVYLAYTGDVKVGVTRGSQVPTRWIDQGATFALPIAKTENRYEAGMIEVELKKHIADKTNWRKMLQDDRESDVDLLDFRNQIAELFPKDFKNFAIDGQEMVRLDFPYEAPAKINSFTLDSKPEFEGVLKGIKGQYLYFNEGDFINVRSHEGYVIELDIQ